A window from Flavobacteriales bacterium encodes these proteins:
- a CDS encoding gliding motility-associated C-terminal domain-containing protein: protein MTKSRIALLILLFSGIFSRTSAQIDTDFWLAAPEVSASLGDQPIGLRIMSYGSAATVTINQPANGGFTPIVVNLGANATQNVNLSAFLASIESPSGNAVNNNGLHISSTADISVFYEIGAASNKEAISLKGEKGLGTEFYTPFQKFWNNGSTTPASFNSIEIVATQNATTVLITPRSAVTGHAVNSTYSITLNAGQTYSARESDLVSTTSLSGSIISSDKPVAVTVYMGAMSNTGCLSTMADQITSSQYIGKDYIIHKGKAINEKVYVLATQNGTSVNVYNSGTATTLINWGEAYEISITDTVNFIQTSKPVYVFHASGNGCKLSGAQVPNLLCAGTYSTAFTRPVTDSFALRLYTRTGFEGQFQLNGNSSLIPSSAFRTVPGTGGNYKSALIFFNTTDIPQNSYNIVTNSGDIFGMGIMYGSSTAGSGFAYLSEFSSYPFVDAGADASVCANVPFSLNGIVGGGSVTGTWSSTGFGSFQNGLTSLTNNYLPNGLDTVVSPIKLILSSTGPCPVQRDTLILTVEPAPIVNASADQTVCGNNAIVNLNGGVTGGATTGIWSTLGNGTFSPQNTDLNADYIASSTDTANGTVILVLTATNIGTCASVSDTMVVTITDVPKADAGPATATACSNNPNISISGTISGTATTGRWTTSGNGIFSPNNLSLNATYTPSVTDVNSGSVTLYLESTNNGICNPAIDSIVVTFTPDPTVNAGVNQIACSNDPSVDLAGVVSGPTTSGIWTGGAGTFSPSSSDLNASYTPTAAEISNGNVILTLTSTSNGNCLAESATMRIDFVAPPFANFNYNNVCLNESNSFTDFSLPGYGSLNTWEWNFGDGNTSTSQDPTHTYLADGSYPVELIVTNTTGCKDTLSQTVTVYPLPVANFSYVPACSGSQVTIDFTDNSTVSSGSINYWYYDFGGLGNIAAQNATQVFTGVGTFYITHIVSTTNGCRDTIVTPITVNPRPSAGFYYNTASGLNVGAEVEFIDTSSNATIFEWEFGDGTGGSTLQDPTHIYFANGLYQITQIVFDNLGCSDTARVYISINTVSNDISTLIPNAISPNGDGKNDVWKLNFISILYPNASVEIFNRWGQKLFSSDGYTTPWDGTFNGEPLPASTYFFVLDLKDPSKPEPITGTILLIR from the coding sequence ATGACCAAAAGTCGAATTGCTCTTTTAATTTTACTGTTTAGCGGGATTTTTAGCCGTACATCTGCCCAGATTGACACCGATTTCTGGCTGGCGGCTCCTGAGGTTTCTGCATCACTCGGTGACCAGCCCATTGGTTTGCGAATCATGAGTTATGGCTCGGCTGCAACGGTAACCATCAATCAACCGGCCAATGGCGGATTTACACCCATTGTGGTAAACCTGGGAGCAAATGCTACCCAAAATGTGAACCTCAGCGCATTTTTGGCATCCATCGAAAGTCCATCCGGAAATGCGGTTAACAACAACGGTCTGCACATTAGCTCAACGGCAGACATTAGCGTTTTCTACGAAATAGGAGCTGCATCCAACAAAGAAGCCATTTCATTAAAAGGAGAAAAAGGATTAGGAACCGAATTTTATACACCATTCCAAAAATTCTGGAACAACGGTTCCACTACCCCAGCTTCGTTTAACAGTATAGAAATTGTTGCAACGCAAAATGCAACTACCGTTTTAATTACTCCACGTTCGGCAGTAACCGGACATGCCGTAAACTCAACCTACAGCATAACGCTGAATGCGGGACAAACCTATTCTGCACGCGAAAGTGATTTGGTATCTACTACCTCGTTAAGTGGATCTATTATTTCTTCCGATAAACCCGTTGCCGTAACTGTTTACATGGGCGCAATGAGTAACACCGGATGTTTAAGTACAATGGCAGACCAGATTACTTCTTCGCAATACATCGGGAAAGATTACATCATTCACAAAGGAAAAGCCATCAACGAAAAAGTGTATGTGCTGGCTACACAAAACGGAACTTCGGTTAATGTTTACAATAGTGGTACAGCAACCACATTAATCAACTGGGGTGAAGCTTATGAAATCAGTATTACCGACACGGTAAATTTCATTCAAACTTCAAAACCCGTTTATGTTTTTCATGCATCAGGAAATGGATGTAAATTAAGTGGAGCGCAGGTGCCGAATTTACTTTGCGCAGGAACCTACTCCACCGCATTTACTCGTCCTGTTACCGACTCTTTCGCTTTGCGATTATATACAAGAACAGGATTTGAAGGACAATTTCAATTAAACGGAAATTCATCGTTAATTCCTTCCTCTGCATTTAGAACTGTTCCGGGTACCGGCGGAAATTATAAAAGTGCATTGATCTTTTTTAACACCACCGATATTCCGCAAAACAGTTACAACATTGTAACCAATAGTGGCGATATTTTCGGAATGGGAATTATGTACGGAAGCAGTACTGCCGGATCAGGTTTTGCATACCTCAGCGAATTCAGTTCTTATCCTTTTGTTGATGCAGGTGCAGATGCAAGCGTTTGTGCCAACGTTCCTTTTAGCTTAAACGGAATTGTTGGTGGCGGATCAGTAACCGGAACATGGAGTTCTACCGGATTCGGAAGTTTCCAAAATGGATTGACCAGCCTAACCAATAATTATCTTCCTAATGGACTCGACACTGTTGTGAGTCCCATAAAATTAATTTTATCCTCTACCGGTCCTTGTCCCGTACAACGCGACACATTGATTTTAACTGTTGAACCCGCACCAATTGTAAATGCTTCTGCCGACCAAACAGTTTGTGGAAACAACGCTATCGTAAATCTGAATGGCGGAGTTACCGGTGGAGCAACAACAGGAATTTGGTCGACACTAGGCAACGGAACGTTTAGTCCGCAAAACACCGATTTAAATGCCGATTACATTGCTTCTTCTACCGACACTGCCAATGGAACGGTGATCTTAGTTCTTACAGCGACCAACATAGGTACCTGTGCTTCGGTAAGCGATACCATGGTTGTAACCATTACTGATGTACCGAAAGCAGATGCGGGTCCTGCAACAGCAACAGCCTGCAGTAACAACCCGAACATTTCCATAAGCGGAACTATTTCCGGAACGGCAACTACCGGAAGATGGACCACCTCTGGTAACGGAATTTTTTCTCCGAATAATTTATCACTCAACGCCACCTATACACCTTCGGTGACGGATGTAAATTCAGGAAGTGTAACACTGTATCTTGAATCCACCAACAACGGCATTTGTAATCCGGCCATCGATAGTATTGTGGTCACCTTTACTCCCGATCCAACCGTAAATGCCGGAGTTAATCAGATTGCCTGCAGCAATGATCCTTCAGTAGATTTAGCCGGAGTAGTTAGTGGTCCCACCACCAGTGGTATCTGGACCGGCGGAGCGGGAACATTTAGTCCTTCCTCATCCGATTTAAACGCCAGCTATACACCAACGGCAGCGGAAATCAGCAATGGAAATGTAATTCTTACACTCACCTCTACATCAAACGGAAATTGCCTTGCAGAATCCGCAACGATGCGCATTGATTTTGTTGCTCCTCCATTTGCGAATTTTAACTACAACAATGTTTGTTTAAATGAAAGCAATTCATTCACCGACTTTTCTTTACCAGGATATGGTTCATTGAACACATGGGAATGGAATTTTGGCGATGGAAATACTTCTACCTCTCAAGATCCAACACATACTTATCTGGCCGACGGATCTTATCCTGTTGAATTGATTGTAACCAATACTACAGGATGTAAAGACACCTTATCGCAAACCGTAACTGTATATCCTCTTCCTGTTGCTAATTTCAGCTACGTACCTGCATGTAGCGGATCACAAGTGACGATTGATTTTACCGATAACTCAACAGTAAGTTCTGGATCGATCAACTACTGGTATTATGATTTTGGCGGTTTAGGAAATATCGCTGCACAAAATGCCACCCAAGTATTTACAGGTGTAGGAACATTTTACATTACGCACATCGTTTCCACTACGAATGGATGTCGCGATACCATTGTAACACCCATCACCGTTAATCCTCGACCAAGCGCCGGTTTCTATTACAATACCGCCAGTGGATTAAATGTTGGAGCTGAAGTTGAATTTATCGACACCTCCTCCAATGCTACCATCTTCGAATGGGAATTTGGGGATGGTACCGGAGGATCTACATTGCAAGATCCAACGCATATTTATTTTGCGAATGGACTATACCAGATTACACAAATTGTGTTCGACAACCTGGGATGTTCAGATACAGCCAGAGTCTATATCTCCATCAACACGGTATCTAACGACATCAGTACATTAATTCCAAATGCTATTTCACCGAATGGTGACGGAAAAAATGATGTATGGAAACTCAACTTCATTTCCATTCTTTATCCGAATGCTAGTGTAGAAATATTTAACCGCTGGGGACAAAAACTATTTTCTTCCGACGGTTATACAACACCATGGGATGGAACCTTTAATGGAGAGCCATTACCTGCCTCTACTTATTTCTTCGTTCTTGATTTGAAAGACCCTTCGAAGCCTGAACCGATTACTGGTACTATTCTATTGATCCGATAA